A DNA window from Brassica napus cultivar Da-Ae chromosome A4, Da-Ae, whole genome shotgun sequence contains the following coding sequences:
- the LOC111215135 gene encoding uncharacterized protein LOC111215135, with product MPSTQSLTVAARSLRSRILSRSGSTSAGASRWATPGHEERPKGFFMNRTPPPPGQSRKWEDWELPCYVTSFLTIVILGVGLNAKPDLSIETWAHQKALERLEAERLAGDSSD from the coding sequence ATGCCGTCGACGCAGTCCTTAACCGTCGCAGCGAGGTCCCTACGAAGCCGGATCCTCTCCAGATCCGGATCCACATCCGCCGGCGCGAGCCGATGGGCGACGCCGGGCCACGAGGAGCGTCCCAAGGGCTTCTTCATGAACCGCACTCCTCCGCCGCCGGGGCAGTCGCGGAAATGGGAGGACTGGGAGCTTCCCTGCTACGTCACGAGCTTCCTCACGATCGTCATCCTCGGCGTGGGGCTCAACGCGAAGCCTGATCTCTCGATCGAGACTTGGGCTCATCAGAAGGCCCTGGAGCGGCTCGAGGCGGAGAGGCTCGCCGGAGATTCTTCCGATTGA
- the LOC106447579 gene encoding uncharacterized protein LOC106447579, with amino-acid sequence MMKARSVNNVQSKRSTKSGRKDQKLQKTNSQKKSSEQEKHKEALESNILTTVASDSTTQSDPSEAYETLDVRYLDDVTVSKEKEDADADGDEQEEVKGVNADVWEDASNGALSAGSENEAPDVTESIEDGSLKEKIEHLETRIERLEEELREVAALEVSLYSVVPDHSSSAHKLHTPARRISRIYIHACKHFARGKRATIARNSVSGLVLVARSCGNDVSRLTFWLSNIITLREIISKAFGKSRVTESSEGNGSENGGDSGKKTNLRWKNGLQELLEDWQETETFTAALEKVELWVFSRIVESVWWQVFTPHMQSPENNKSSASKSNEKQGAFSITLWKNAFGDALQRLCPMRGGGHECGCLPVLARMVMEKCVGRFDVAMFNAILRESEHQIPTDPVSDPILDTKVLPVPAGDLSFGSGAQLKNAIGNWSRSLTEMFGMNSDDDQVESEGSDSSKAFVLLNELSDLLMLPKDMLMESSIREEICPSITLSLIKRILCNFTPDEFCPEDVPGAVLEELNAAEVQSEEASFPYAASSVTYKPPSTMDVAEKVAEAAGKLSRNVSMIQRKGYTSDEELEELDSPLTSIVDKTSEFNDSATSNARYNLLRQVWA; translated from the exons ATGATGAAGGCAAGATCAGTGAACAATGTCCAGTCCAAGCGATCCACCAAGAGTGGAAGGAAAGACCAGAAGCTGCAGAAGACTAACAGCCAGAAAAAATCATCAGAACAAGAGAAACACAAGGAGGCCTTAGAGTCTAACATCCTCACAACAGTGGCTAGTGACTCAACCACACAGTCAGATCCATCCGAGGCTTACGAGACACTAGACGTCCGTTACTTGGACGATGTAACCGTaagtaaagagaaagaagatgctGATGCTGATGGTGATGAACAAGAAGAAGTTAAAGGTGTCAATGCTGATGTCTGGGAAGATGCTTCTAACGGCGCTCTTAGCGCAGGAAGCGAGAACGAGGCCCCTGATGTAACAGAGAGTATTGAGGATGGATCTTTGAAAGAGAAGATTGAGCATCTTGAGACGAGAATCGAGAGACTTGAAGAGGAGCTTAGAGAAGTCGCTGCACTCGAGGTTTCTCTCTACTCTGTCGTCCCTGACCATTCCAGCTCTGCGCACAAGCTTCATACTCCTGCGAGGCGTATCTCTAGGATCTACATTCATGCTTGTAAGCATTTCGCTAGAGGAAAGCGTGCTACCATCGCTAGAAACTCTGTTTCTGGTCTGGTCTTGGTTGCTAGATCTTGTGGGAATGATGTTTCAAg GTTGACGTTTTGGTTATCGAACATCATAACTCTAAGGGAGATTATTTCGAAAGCGTTTGGTAAGTCTCGTGTCACGGAGAGCTCTGAAGGTAACGGGAGTGAGAATGGTGGTGATTCAGGGAAGAAAACGAACTTGAGATGGAAGAATGGTTTGCAAGAGCTTCTTGAGGATTGGCAAGAAACTGAAACGTTCACTGCTGCACTTGAGAAGGTCGAGCTTTGGGTCTTCTCTAGAATCGTGGAGTCTGTTTGGTGGCAG GTCTTTACTCCTCATATGCAATCCCCTGAGAACAACAAGTCCTCAGCTTCTAAATCGAATGAGAAGCAAGGAGCCTTTTCTATTACCCTATGGAAGAATGCCtttggagatgctcttcaaCGGCTTTGTCCTATGAGAGGTGGAGGACATGAATGTGGCTGCTTACCTGTGTTGGCTAGAATGGTGATGGAGAAGTGTGTTGGTAGATTTGATGTAGCCATGTTCAATGCTATTCTGCGCGAGTCAGAACATCAGATACCAACTGATCCTGTCTCTGATCCTATTCTTGATACCAAAGTTCTGCCTGTTCCTGCTGGAGACTTGAGCTTTGGATCAGGAGCACAGCTCAAAAACGCg ATTGGTAACTGGTCTAGATCCCTCACTGAAATGTTCGGTATGAACTCAGATGATGATCAAGTAGAAAGTGAAGGCAGTGATAGTAGTAAAGCCTTTGTGTTGTTAAATGAACTTAGTGATCTTCTTATGCTCCCTAAAGACATGCTTATGGAAAGTTCCATTAGAGAAGAG ATATGTCCATCAATCACTCTTTCACTTATCAAGAGAATACTATGCAACTTCACTCCTGATGAGTTCTGTCCAGAAGATGTACCTGGAGCTGTCCTAGAAGAGCTAAATGCCGCCGAGGTACAATCAGAAGAAGCAAGCTTCCCTTATGCGGCTTCTTCTGTTACTTACAAGCCTCCATCGACCATGGACGTAGCGGAGAAAGTTGCGGAGGCTGCAGGGAAGTTGTCAAGGAATGTGTCTATGATACAGAGGAAAGGGTACACGAGCGACGAGGAGCTTGAGGAACTGGACTCTCCTCTTACATCTATTGTTGATAAAACGAGTGAGTTTAATGATTCTGCCACCTCAAATGCAAGATACAATCTCCTTCGACAAGTGTGGGCTTAG
- the LOC111215138 gene encoding RING-H2 finger protein ATL40-like, whose amino-acid sequence MSSDNRDHFDRSFWQNTSSYDGSSKILLLTIISFSTIILIVFVYHLYARFILHRRRSTFQGLSLSVVSQPPIRGLDKLVIASLPTFVVGVNGGDVSATECAVCLSLLEEKDTARMLPNCKHVFHVTCIDTWLTTCSTCPVCRTEVEPSQRLVPEPREGPVVDGASPLNLTAASSSNNKTRVDQDRVMDLERQ is encoded by the coding sequence ATGAGCTCAGACAACCGAGATCATTTCGACCGTTCCTTCTGGCAAAACACGAGTTCTTACGATGGAAGCAGCAAGATCTTACTCCTCACCATCATTTCTTTCTCTACCATTATTCTCATCGTTTTTGTGTATCATCTTTACGCTAGATTCATCCTCCACCGCCGTAGATCAACCTTCCAAGGCCTCTCCCTCTCCGTCGTGTCTCAGCCGCCCATACGTGGTCTCGACAAACTTGTCATTGCATCTCTCCCTACATTCGTTGTTGGAGTCAATGGTGGTGACGTCTCAGCCACGGAATGTGCGGTGTGTCTAAGCTTGTTGGAGGAGAAAGATACGGCGAGGATGTTACCGAACTGCAAGCATGTTTTCCACGTGACATGCATTGATACATGGCTCACCACATGTTCCACTTGTCCCGTTTGTCGAACTGAAGTCGAGCCGAGTCAAAGGCTAGTGCCTGAGCCAAGAGAAGGACCAGTTGTTGACGGTGCATCTCCGTTAAATTTAACAGCGGCATCTTCGTCGAATAACAAAACTCGTGTTGACCAAGATCGTGTAATGGACCTAGAAAGACAATGA
- the LOC111215137 gene encoding E3 ubiquitin-protein ligase ATL41-like, with product MSSNDRDHTWPNGQDHHSFWPNSSRYDSTSKIMLAAVISSSAVILIIFILHLYARFILHRRREASSFRGLSVVLRHPLQTPKRGLNPTVIASLPTFIVGARSDVAAATECAVCLSVFEEQDTARELPNCRHVFHVDCIDTWLTTCSTCPVCRNEVQPRLRLEPEPREGPVGDGASGSPPTAPPSLEEVRLNSSSVSRLDSFRRILTRERSSNRINHSCVGQEHVVELDRH from the coding sequence ATGAGCTCCAACGATAGAGATCATACATGGCCCAACGGTCAAGACCACCACTCGTTCTGGCCAAACTCTTCTCGTTACGACTCCACCAGCAAGATCATGCTCGCAGCAGTCATCTCTTCGTCAGCAGTTatcctcatcatcttcattcTTCATCTTTATGCAAGATTCATTCTCCATCGCCGTAGAGAAGCTAGCAGCTTCCGTGGCCTCTCCGTCGTATTACGCCACCCTTTGCAAACGCCAAAACGTGGCCTCAACCCAACAGTCATAGCTTCTCTCCCTACTTTCATCGTTGGAGCCAGAAGTGACGTTGCGGCCGCTACTGAATGTGCGGTGTGTCTTAGCGTGTTTGAGGAGCAAGACACGGCGAGAGAGTTGCCGAACTGTAGACATGTTTTTCATGTTGATTGTATTGACACGTGGCTCACCACTTGCTCTACTTGTCCTGTTTGTCGGAATGAAGTTCAACCAAGGCTGAGACTTGAGCCTGAGCCAAGAGAAGGACCAGTTGGCGATGGTGCCTCTGGCTCACCACCGACTGCACCACCGTCGTTGGAGGAAGTCAGGCTGAACTCTTCGTCGGTTTCACGATTAGACTCGTTTAGGAGAATCTTAACAAGAGAAAGATCTTCCAACAGGATAAATCATTCTTGTGTTGGCCAAGAACATGTAGTGGAACTTGATAGACACTGA
- the LOC111201401 gene encoding transcription factor VOZ2-like translates to MSNHQKITCVSSSHQNLVEKLMQLQERFSHLQAARKEGRVNDHAVLEAQISQNLCEWQAELTAPSPECSLLGGSISHFSEEIARLLKLNDEEDDATSSLKEHDAPKPDGFDQSLCPPPEHLEWIDEPFCQSPFNVNFSCGFEEAVNNNTQPHDQQLHFAFQEFDPIINTAPDFHVQSNLDIASQLDYHLSEVRQEFNSSPSVKLDASENYTDFTTPQSVRVPPPPSAFLGPKCALWDCTRPAHGSDWYLDYCSDYHGNLALNEDSPGTAPVLRPGGISLKDNLLIDALRAKTLGKNVGIPVCEGAVNTKCPWNAAELFHLELVEGETIREWLFFDKPRRAYDSGNRKQRSLPDYSGRGWHESRKQLMKEQEGQKRSYYMDPQPPGLFEWHLFEYQINESDVCALYRLELKLTNGKKCPKGRVAKDPLADLQKKMEKMGQLTPEVASDKPSPPTKVRTKSSKGVKVATQDTPVPATVANEPSSHQ, encoded by the exons ATGTCAAACCATCAGAAGATCACATGTGTGTCTTCGTCCCATCAGAATCTGGTGGAGAAGCTAATGCAACTCCAGGAGAGGTTCTCCCATCTCCAGGCTGCTAGGAAGGAAGGGAGGGTTAATGATCATGCGGTTTTGGAAGCTCAGATCTCTCAGAATCTTTGTGAGTGGCAAGCTGAGCTCACTGCTCCTTCTCCTGAATGTTCTCTTCTG GGTGGAAGTATTAGTCATTTCTCTGAGGAGATAGCTCGTTTGTTGAAACTAAACGACGAAGAGGATGATGCTACTAGTTCGTTAAAGGAGCATGATGCGCCTAAGCCTGACGGTTTCGATCAAAGCTTGTGCCCCCCTCCAGAACATTTGGAATGGATAGATGAGCCTTTTTGTCAAAGTCCTTTCAACGTCAATTTCTCCTGTGGTTTTGAG GAAGCTGTTAATAACAACACCCAACCACATGACCAGCAACTCCACTTTGCATTTCAAGAGTTCGACCCAATCATAAACACCGCTCCTGATTTCCATGTCCAGAGCAACTTGGATATAGCTTCTCAGTTGGATTACCATCTCTCAGAAGTGCGTCAGGAGTTCAACAGCAGCCCTTCCGTCAAGCTTGACGCGTCTGAGAACTACACTGACTTCACTACTCCACAAAGTGTCCGTgtgcctcctcctccttctgCCTTTTTGGGACCGAAGTGTGCTCTATGGGACTGCACAAGGCCTGCTCACGGATCTGACTGGTACCTTGACTACTGCAGTGACTACCATGGGAATCTAGCTCTGAACGAAGATTCCCCTGGCACAGCACCtgttttaagaccaggaggcaTTAGTTTGAAAGATAATCTCTTGATTGATGCTCTTCGTGCAAAGACTCTTGGTAAGAATGTTGGCATCCCGGTGTGTGAAGGAGCTGTTAACACAAAATGCCCATGGAACGCAGCAG AGCTATTTCATCTCGAGCTGGTTGAGGGTGAAACGATTAGAGAGTGGCTATTCTTTGACAAACCGAGAAGAGCATACGATAGTGGAAACCGGAAGCAGAGATCGCTCCCAGATTACAGCGGAAGAGGGTGGCATGAATCGAGGAAACAGCTGATGAAAGAGCAAGAAGGGCAGAAGAGATCTTACTACATGGATCCACAGCCTCCTGGTCTCTTCGAGTGGCATCTCTTCGAATACCAGATCAACGAATCTGATGTGTGTGCGTTGTACAGACTAGAGCTCAAACTAACAAATGGGAAGAAGTGTCCCAAGGGAAGAGTCGCGAAAGACCCTCTAGCTGATCTgcagaagaagatggagaagatggGACAGTTGACACCTGAGGTGGCTTCGGACAAACCCTCTCCTCCAACAAAAGTTCGTACAAAGTCTAGCAAAGGAGTTAAGGTAGCAACTCAAGACACTCCGGTTCCTGCAACAGTAGCAAACGAGCCATCATCACATCAGTGA
- the LOC106450316 gene encoding zinc finger protein 11-like, translated as MKRTHLASFSSKNKTQEDQEGDTSGNDRVIMNLYNSYEAGLIPWPPKNYTCSFCRRDFRSAQALGGHMNVHRRDRAKLRQIPSWLFEPHQQHVPVGNPNPNFGSSSPLTMPAHLDPSLTNQISKTSTFSSDRFDFLDNTSHGGLMKEREKNKSNVCSRELKKSAIDSSCHAAKCEISRGEMNKKHGFTRLELGMDLRNPNQVLDLELRLGCL; from the coding sequence ATGAAGAGGACACATTTGGCAAGTTTCAGCAGCAAAAACAAAACTCAAGAAGATCAAGAAGGTGACACTAGTGGTAACGACAGAGTCATCATGAATCTCTACAATAGCTATGAAGCTGGGCTGATCCCATGGCCTCCCAAGAACTACACTTGCAGTTTCTGCAGGAGAGATTTTAGATCTGCTCAAGCACTTGGAGGACACATGAATGTTCACAGAAGAGACAGAGCAAAACTCAGACAGATCCCTTCTTGGCTCTTTGAACCTCACCAACAACACGTACCTGTTGGCAACCCTAACCCTAATTTTggctcttcttctcctttaacAATGCCAGCTCATCTTGACCCTTCCCTAACCAACCAGATATCCAAAACGAGTACGTTTTCTTCTGACCGGTTCGATTTTCTGGATAATACTAGCCATGGAGGTTTGATGAAGGAAAGAGAGAAGAATAAGAGCAATGTGTGTAGCAGAGAGCTCAAGAAGAGTGCCATAGATTCATCATGCCATGCTGCAAAATGTGAGATAAGTCGTGGGGAGATGAACAAGAAACATGGATTCACGAGGTTGGAGCTTGGGATGGATTTGAGGAATCCAAACCAAGTTCTTGATTTGGAGCTTCGACTTGGCTGCCtttaa
- the LOC106448971 gene encoding LOB domain-containing protein 16-like: protein MATSGNDTTTGTGSPCGACKFLRRKCASDCIFAPYFSSEQGAARFAAIHKVFGASNVSKLLLNVPIHDRCEAVVTIAYEAQARLHDPVYGCVSHIFALQQQVAYLQAQVMQMKAQIAGHQTSAAGDLRNSSESTHQQYMTCQQTTGSPIGNAYSTAYNHHHQPYYGHVNPNNPVSPQSSLEETFSNTSSDVTTTANVRETQQTGGGVYGHGGLGFHEGYPNKKRSVSYCNSDLGELQALALRMMKN from the exons ATGGCAACTTCCGGCAACGATACAACGACAGGGACAGGTTCACCATGCGGAGCGTGCAAGTTCCTGAGGCGTAAGTGTGCTTCGGATTGTATATTCGCACCTTACTTCTCTTCGGAGCAAGGAGCAGCAAGATTCGCAGCTATTCACAAGGTCTTTGGAGCCAGCAACGTCTCTAAGCTCTTGCTCAATGTCCCAATCCATGATCGATGTGAAGCTGTCGTCACCATCGCCTACGAAGCTCAGGCCCGTCTTCATGATCCTGTGTATGGCTGTGTCTCTCACATCTTCGCTCTCCAACAACAG GTGGCTTACTTGCAAGCACAAGTCATGCAAATGAAGGCACAGATCGCCGGCCACCAGACGTCAGCCGCCGGAGATCTAAGAAACAGCTCGGAAAGTACTCATCAACAATACATGACGTGTCAACAAACTACTGGCTCTCCTATCGGCAATGCATACTCAACAGCATATAACCATCATCATCAACCTTACTACGGTCACGTAAACCCTAATAATCCCGTCTCGCCACAAAGCTCGCTAGAAGAAACTTTCAGCAACACGAGCAGTGACGTCACTACTACAGCTAACGTGCGAGAGACTCAGCAAACTGGAGGTGGCGTATACGGTCACGGTGGGTTAGGGTTTCACGAAGGATATCCTAACAAAAAAAGATCAGTGAGTTATTGTAATAGTGATTTAGGTGAGCTTCAGGCTTTGGCTCTTAGAATGATGAAGAATTAA
- the LOC106450319 gene encoding LOB domain-containing protein 17-like: MTGSGSPCGACKFLRRKCIYGCVFAPYFCHDQGASHFAAIHQVFGASNASKLLSQLPMQDRCEAAITIYYEAQARLQDPIYGCVAHIFSLQQQVVNLQAQLEILKQQATQSMMTTDTPSLENPNYYRDTKLQQLQQSLDLHRHHNRHHQDRSLDTESDSDLKNIMTSYSELDQHLNTFNQYHNGGNDVLSASFGYISYS, translated from the exons ATGACTGGCTCTGGCTCTCCATGTGGAGCTTGCAAGTTCTTAAGAAGGAAATGTATATATGGATGTGTGTTTGCTCCATACTTTTGCCATGATCAAGGAGCATCTCATTTTGCAGCCATTCACCAAGTATTTGGAGCCAGCAATGCTTCCAAATTGCTCTCTCAACTTCCTATGCAAGATCGGTGTGAAGCTGCCATTACAATCTATTATGAAGCTCAAGCTCGCCTCCAAGACCCCATCTATGGTTGCGTTGCTCATATATTTTCCCTCCAACAACAA GTTGTGAATTTGCAAGCACAGCTTGAGATTCTAAAGCAACAGGCAACACAAAGCATGATGACTACTGATACTCCATCCTTAGAAAACCCTAATTACTATCGAGACACTAAGCTTCAACAACTTCAACAATCTCTAGATCTCCATCGTCATCATAATAGACATCATCAAGATAGAAGTTTGGATACAGAGTCCGACTCCGATCTGAAAAATATCATGACGTCTTACTCTGAATTAGATCAACACTTGAACACCTTTAATCAGTATCATAATGGCGGCAATGATGTTCTATCCGCGAGTTTCGGGTACATCTCGTATTCGTGA
- the LOC106448974 gene encoding MATH domain and coiled-coil domain-containing protein At2g42465 has protein sequence MKRELLKVMANHTDEMTYSFEIDNFSQRNTIFTTPIFSTRSCNWFVYVYPMGDTISKNMSLWLKVPDPLLRPLGWSRQTSFRFVVVNPSDVNSSRSFKSIDSIFYKGQPSWGFITDLSLSKLQEGKFLVNDKLKIEVYIGGIAVHGGLDPHVLPEKKKETVCVNGFQVLDSQVKSAKWIFETYPETALYIQPQDPQLKTAYMNILLRILEKLYNSPLEKLTESELSNVSKGLLDLTQAGFKLEWLREKLEKVSVERKKLSGYEAQAKELEKQLKSLELMMCNLKAEIKLKAES, from the exons ATGAAGAGAGAGCTTCTGAAAGTCATGGCGAACCACACTGATGAGATGACTTACTCTTTCGAGATAGACAACTTTTCCCAAAGGAATACTATATTTACGACTCCTATATTCTCAACCCGATCCTGCAACTG gTTTGTTTACGTATATCCCATGGGAGATACAATTAGTAAAAATATGTCTCTGTGGCTAAAAGTTCCAGATCCTCTCTTACGGCCATTGGGTTGGTCGAGACAGACATCGTTTCGCTTCGTCGTTGTCAACCCATCCGACGTTAACAGTTCCCGAAGTTTCA AATCTATCGACTCCATCTTTTACAAGGGACAGCCAAGCTGGGGTTTTATAACGGACTTGAGTCTTTCCAAACTTCAAGAGGGAAAATTTCTTGTGAACGACAAACTCAAAATTGAAGTCTACATAGGTGGTATCGCTGTTCATGGAGGACTAGATCCACATGTGTTACCCGAAAAGAAGAAGGAGACCGTGTGTGTCAATGGCTTCCAAGTTCTTGATTCACAAGTAAAGTCAGCAAAGTGGATTTTTGAGACTTACCCGGAAACAGCATTGTATATTCAACCACAAGATCCACAGCTTAAGACAGCATACATGAACATTCTCCTCAGAATCTTGGAAAAACTATATAACAGTCCTCTTGAGAAGCTCACGGAAAGTGAGCTAAGTAACGTTTCCAAGGGTCTGCTTGATCTGACACAAGCTGGTTTTAAGCTGGAATGGTTGAGGGAAAAGCTTGAGAAGGTTTCCGTCGAGAGGAAGAAACTATCTGGTTATGAAGCTCAGGCTAAGGAACTTGAGAAACAGTTGAAGAGTCTTGAGCTGATGATGTGTAATCTCAAAGCTGAGATCAAGTTGAAAGCCGAGAGctaa
- the LOC106450322 gene encoding MATH domain and coiled-coil domain-containing protein At2g42465: MRTPSYTMEINNFSQRNAPIRSNLFRSYSCNWYVTVYPKGNGINTHMSMYLDVANSLALYQGWGRRAKFRFVIVNQSNVARSKRLATSHTFNKTWPNLGFKKALRLTKLQEEMFLVNDKLKVEVYVYVYDIMGILDTHVLPEKDTTVCVNGFQVLDSQVKSANIIFETYPETALYIYPQDPQLKTAYMNILLRIYETLYNNPLEKLTESELSKVSKDLLDLTQAGFKLEWLREKLEKVSVERKKLAGYEAQALELGKQLKNLELMMCNLKAEIKLKAES, encoded by the exons ATGAGAACACCAAGTTATACTATGGAGATAAACAACTTCTCCCAAAGGAATGCTCCAATACGGTCGAATCTGTTCAGAAGCTACTCCTGCAACTG gtaTGTTACCGTATATCCCAAGGGAAACGGTATTAATACACACATGTCTATGTATCTAGATGTTGCAAATTCTCTCGCGCTGTATCAAGGATGGGGGAGACGTGCCAAGTTTCGCTTTGTTATCGTGAACCAATCCAATGTCGCCAGGTCCAAACGTCTAG CAACTTCTCACACCTTCAACAAGACTTGGCCAAACCTGGGTTTCAAAAAGGCCTTGCGTCTTACCAAACTTCAAGAGGAAATGTTTCTTGTGAACGACAAACTTAAAGTTGAAGTCTACGTTTATGTATATGATATTATGGGTATACTAGATACACATGTGTTACCTGAAAAGGACACGACCGTGTGTGTCAATGGATTCCAAGTTCTTGATTCTCAAGTCAAGTCagcaaatattatttttgaaacttatcCGGAAACAGCATTGTATATTTATCCACAAGATCCACAGCTTAAGACAGCATACATGAACATTCTCCTCAGAATCTACGAGACACTTTACAACAATCCTCTTGAGAAGCTCACGGAAAGTGAGCTAAGTAAAGTTTCCAAGGATTTGCTTGATCTGACACAAGCTGGTTTTAAGCTGGAATGGTTGAGGGAAAAGCTTGAGAAGGTTTCCGTGGAGAGGAAGAAACTCGCTGGTTATGAAGCTCAGGCTCTAGAACTTGGAAAACAGTTGAAGAATCTTGAGCTGATGATGTGTAATCTCAAAGCTGAGATCAAGTTGAAAGCGGAGagctaa
- the LOC106450320 gene encoding MATH domain and coiled-coil domain-containing protein At2g42460-like encodes MEKLSEKAFSWEIDNFSERNGVIRSDPFTSGGCEWLLCVHPKGKLVDDHLSLFLHAVNPVSLLPGWRRRASYHFVLLNQSGKVLSRTVEELRFFCAEAEGRGSHRMLPLTKLQEEGFLEDNKLTIEVYIKVVKVVAEGNLTGNEMVDFRGFHVLNRQAVSVSNIFVLHPDVAVDIRSGIKEVKTAYMNILLGLVETLDKAPQSLSETELTNAESELSELEEAGFKLDWLKPKLEEFSLKRKQATSSPRVSPFECIDFLVKRFFLSCFSEH; translated from the exons aTGGAGAAGTTATCTGAGAAGGCTTTCAGTTGGGAGATAGACAACTTTTCCGAAAGGAACGGTGTGATACGGTCGGATCCTTTCACAAGCGGCGGCTGCGAATG GCTTCTTTGTGTTCACCCAAAGGGAAAGTTGGTGGATGATCACTTGTCCCTCTTCCTGCACGCTGTGAATCCTGTATCATTGCTACCTGGATGGAGAAGACGAGCTAGTTATcactttgttttgttgaatcaaTCTGGCAAAGTTCTAAGTAGAACAGTTG AAGAACTTAGATTCTTCTGCGCTGAGGCCGAAGGCCGGGGTAGTCACAGAATGTTGCCTCTCACCAAGCTTCAGGAAGAAGGGTTTCTAGAGGACAACAAACTAACCATTGAAGTCTACATTAAAGTAGTTAAAGTTGTCGCTGAAGGAAATTTAACTGGGAATGAGATGGTTGATTTTCGTGGTTTCCATGTTCTTAATAGACAG GCTGTTTCAGTTAGCAATATTTTCGTACTGCATCCAGACGTTGCAGTAGATATCAGATCAGGTATCAAAGAGGTGAAGACGGCATACATGAATATTCTCCTCGGCCTCGTCGAGACACTAGACAAGGCTCCTCAGAGCTTGTCTGAGACTGAGCTAACAAACGCTGAAAGCGAGTTAAGCGAGCTAGAAGAGGCTGGCTTTAAGCTAGATTGGTTGAAACCAAAGCTTGAGGAGTTTTCCTTGAAGAGGAAGCAAGCAACTTCTTCTCCTAGAGTTTCTCCGTTTGAATGCATTGATTTTTTGGTAAAGAGATTCTTTTTGTCTTGCTTCTCGGAACACTAA